The sequence GAATTTTTACCAATTGTGGAGAAAGGTTGGAATATAGAGGTTGTTGGTTGTGCTATGAGCTGTGTATACAAAAAACTCAAAGGTCTCAAAAAAGAACTGAAAAATTTAAACTGGAAGAATGGGGATACATTTACTAGAGTCAAGATGCTCAAGAGTAAATTGAAGGACATTCAGGCTAAGATTGACTCTGATCCACATGATGCCAGTTATAAAGAGATGGCAACAAAGATTCTTAGTGATTATGAAGAAGCAAAACACGATGAGTTCTTAATCCTGCAACAAAAGACAAAGATTAAGTGGCTTAGTGAAGGAGACAAAAACACAAAATACTTTCATAAAGTATTGAAAAGTAGAAAACAAAGATCCAGAGTTGAGAGTATATGTAATGAAAGGGGTGATAGATTTTATGGTGATGAGGTTGCTGATCAAGTGGTGGATCATTTCAAAAAATTTTTGGGAAAATCAGATAGTGTTAAGAGTGTTGATGATTTGGGTGATATCTTTTCAGTTACACTTACTGATGAAGAAGCTTTTGAAATGATTAAAGATGTGACTAATGAGGAAATTAAAGTTGCTTTatttgatattgatgatgaaaaagctgctGGACTTGATGGGTACACTTCCCACTTTTTTAAGAAAGCATGGTGTATTGTGGGGGATGAtgcggtccggactgatgcaagcttgccgttcaaaaaaaaaattttgtgggGGATGATGTGTGCAAGGCCATTAAACAGTTTTTTGTTACTGGTACACTATCTGGAGGTGTCAATTCTACCTTGATTTCCTTAATTCCCAAAATTAATACACCCAACAAAGTTTCAGACTTCAGGCCTATTGCTTGCTGCATGTAATTTACAAATGAATTAGTAAAATACTGGTTAATAGAATGAAGAAAGACTTGGAAAAACTGGTTAACATCAATCAAAGTGCATTCATACCTGGAAGAGCTATCCAAGATAACATTCTCGTCACTCGGGAGCTTTTAAAGGGATATAATAGATTGAATGGTCCAAAAAGGTGTGCCCTCAAAATCGATCTACAAAAAACATATGACACAGTAAGTTGGAGTTTTCTGAAATCTATCTTGGCCAAGTTTGGTTTTCATGACAAAATGGTTGGGTGGATTATGAACTGTGTTTCTACTACAAAGTTTTCAGTGTGTATCAACAATGAGATTAAAGGATACTTTCATGGAGGTAGAGGTTTAAGGCAAGGAGACCCCATATCTCCTTACCTATTTACCCTTGTTATGGAGGTTCTCAATTTAATATTGGCAAACAGTATCAAAGTTAATCCTTTATTCAAATTTCATGTGGGCTGCAAAAAAATGAAACTTACACATGTATGCTTTGCTGATGATTTGCTGGTTTTCTGTCATGGTGATGTCAACTCAATCAAAGTTATTAAGCAGGCTTTGGAGGAATTCAGTCAAGTTTCTGGACTTTTGCCTGATATGCACAAAAGCACTGTTTTCTTTGGTAGTGTGAATATGGGTCTGCAAAATGAAATTACCCAATTATTGCCTTTTAAAGTAGGTAAGCTGCCAGTAAAGTACCTTGGTGTTCCTCTTTTAGACAAAAGGCTTGGAGTTGCTGATTGCAGGGAAATTATTGACAAAATTAAATGTAAGATTGAATCTTGGAAGAATAAGCACTTATCTTAATGCTGGGAGATTACAACTCATCGCCTCTGTCCTGCCCTCTATGCATCTTTACTGGGCATCTGTTTACAAGCTTCCTCAAACTGTTGTGACAGAGATTGATAAAATTCTCAAGGGTTTTTTATGATGTCAAGGTGAGTTATCTAAAGGAAAAGCAAAGGTGGCATGGAAAATAGTATGTACTCCTAAAAATCAAGGAGGTTTGGGTTTAAAACATCTAAGAGAATGGAATGATGTCCTTTTAACCAAACAGCTATGGAAACTGATTGAGCAGAAAGATTCCTTATGGTTTAATTGGGTGAACATTGTAAAACTAAAAGGAAGAACTATTTGGGAGATTGAAGGCAAACAGAATGATAGCTGGGGATGGAAGCAATTATTGGAATTAAGAGATAGAGTTAAAGATCATGTGGATGTGGATGATCAAGGTTTGGTTAAATGGATTACTAATAATGGCAGTAAGGTCCCATATCAAACTTGTCAAGTATAGAGGGATCTTAGAATTGTTAACCAAAATGCCCCATGGCACCATGTTATATGGTTTCCATAGGCTAATCCTAAGCATGCATTCATTGTATGGTTAGCTtttcttgatagacttactacacaGGAGAAACTGATGAATTGGTATCCAAATCAGTGTTTGAAATGTGAGCTTTGTGGAAAATGTGAAGATTCTTCCAAGCACCTATTCTTTGATTGTGATTATTCTAATAAGGTGTGGAATGAGCTAAAAAAGAGACTATTATTCAGGGGTCTTCCTGATAATTTGCAAGGCATTGTCAATATGCTTGCTAATTTCCCCTTTAGAAGCCAAATATGGGATATCATTAACAGACTTACTGTAGCTGCTGGTGTATACCATGTATGGCAGGAAAGAAATAGCAGAGTATTCAATAGGAGGAGAAGGAAGATTGAGGATCTGGTGATGCACATTGAAGATGTAATTCGAATGAAATTGACTACCTTTTCTGTAAAAAGTACGAATGCTATGATAAGAGCTGCCAAGAATTGGGACTTAGAGGTGATTGGGGGTAGACTGGTGGTTAAAGCTGGAAGCCCTAATTGTGATGATGAAGATGAGAGGTCATTTCGGTTCAAGATTTAAGTACTTTGGTACTAGGTTTTTTGATTTGTATGTCGTATGTTGTTTGATTTGGGGTGTTGGATATTCCCTGCCCTTGTTATATTTTTGGTATTAATAAAACACtctttttctataaaaaaaaaaaaaaaaaaaaaaaaaaagtttggatctATTGATGATGAAGATTATACATTTGAATCCATTTACTAAATATATTCTTTACATATACTATTATATATTGTTCAGATTAATGCGCTCCTAAGAAATGAGAATATGCCATTTTATCAATTGTGCAGGCTTATCAGTACATTAAAGAAACATCTGTAACAGATTTGGAATATCTTATCATAGACTGAAAGTGGGGGACCAAGGAGATGATTGGGATATAAATTGGCAACTACCTTGTCCAGTATGAAAAAATTAGAGTTCTTATGAATAAaagtgttggaaactaaacttgattgtgtgctatttgttttggatttgggcttgcaagtatacaaatattttggatcaagattatagcccattatgtagaaacttcttgtaatatgtagtagtgaaagtgtgtagaatgtgtgtagaataatcttgtaaaatatctaagtctagaattatcatgagaatacttaggaaatatctagatattagatgatgaagtattctagactagtccatggtgtagtataaatagatggattcacctctcatttgtaatcaagcaataaagcaattcaataagcaaatcaagtaataa comes from Rutidosis leptorrhynchoides isolate AG116_Rl617_1_P2 chromosome 4, CSIRO_AGI_Rlap_v1, whole genome shotgun sequence and encodes:
- the LOC139841937 gene encoding uncharacterized protein, producing the protein MKKDLEKLVNINQSAFIPGRAIQDNILVTRELLKGYNRLNGPKRCALKIDLQKTYDTVSWSFLKSILAKFGFHDKMVGWIMNCVSTTKFSVCINNEIKGYFHGGRGLRQGDPISPYLFTLVMEVLNLILANSIKVNPLFKFHVGCKKMKLTHVCFADDLLVFCHGDVNSIKVIKQALEEFSQVSGLLPDMHKSTVFFGSVNMGLQNEITQLLPFKVGKLPVKYLGVPLLDKRLGVADCREIIDKIKCELSKGKAKVAWKIVCTPKNQGGLGLKHLREWNDVLLTKQLWKLIEQKDSLWFNWVNIVKLKGRTIWEIEGKQNDSWGWKQLLELRDRVKDHVDVDDQGLVKWITNNGSKANPKHAFIVWLAFLDRLTTQEKLMNWYPNQCLKCELCGKCEDSSKHLFFDCDYSNKVWNELKKRLLFRGLPDNLQGIVNMLANFPFRSQIWDIINRLTVAAGVYHVWQERNSRVFNRRRRKIEDLVMHIEDVIRMKLTTFSVKSTNAMIRAAKNWDLEVIGGRLVVKAGSPNCDDEDERSFRFKI